The Symphalangus syndactylus isolate Jambi chromosome 23, NHGRI_mSymSyn1-v2.1_pri, whole genome shotgun sequence genome has a window encoding:
- the LOC129472903 gene encoding uncharacterized protein isoform X2, with protein MAEYYVKSTKLVLKGTKAKSKKKKSKDKRKREEDEETQLDIVDWVARQRRPSLLTRRGSRAEVLLISQTGRPGRGAPRFPDDGWLGRGAPHFPDGAARQRRSSPLPRLGGQAEAPLTSNQAGRPGRGAPHFFPHGASGQRRSSLTRWGGRAEALLTSQTMGGRAEALLTSSHMGWPGRGAPHIPDDGWPGRGTSHFLNGAAGQRRSSVPRQGGRAEALLTSQMMGGWAEALLTSQMGWPGRGTPHFFPDRVAGQRPSSLPRQGSRAEALLTSQMMGSREEALLTSQTMGGQAETLPTSQMGWQHERGCNPSTLGGQVRRLGGGGCSQPRPRHRTPAWATPSTE; from the exons ATGGCCGAGTACTATGTGAAGTCTACCAAGCTCGTGCTCAAGGGAACCAAGGCGAAGAG taagaagaaaaagagcaaagataagagaaaaagagaagaagacgAAGAAACCCAGCTTGATATTGTTG actgggtggccaggcagaggcgcccctcacttctaaccaggcggggcagccgggcagaggtgctcctcatttcccagacagggcggccgggcagaggcgcacctcgcttcccagatgatgggtggctgggcagaggcgctcctcacttcccagatggggcggccaggcagagacgctcctcacctcttcccagactgggtggccaggcagaggcacccCTCACTTCTAACCAggcagggcggccaggcagaggcgctcctcacttcttcccacatGGGGCgtctgggcagaggcgctcctcacttaccagatggggcggccgggcagaggcgctcctcacatcccagacaatgggcggccgggcagaggcgctcctcacttcttcccacatggggtggccgggcagaggcgctcctcacatcccagacgatgggtggccgggcagaggcacttctCACTTCCtaaacggggcggccgggcagaggcgctcctcagttcccagacagggtggccgggcagaggcgctcctcacttcccagatgatgggcggctgggcagaggcgctcctcacttcccagatggggtggccgggcagaggcactcctcacttcttcccagatagggtggccgggcagaggccctcctcacttcccagacagggcagccgggcagaggcactcctcacatcccagatgatgggcagcCGGGAAGAGGCACTCCTTACATCCCAGActatgggtggccaggcagagacgctccccacctcccagatggggtggcagcACGagagaggctgcaatcccagcaccctgggaggccaagtcaggcggctgggaggcggaggctgcagccagccaagaccacgccaccgcactccagcctgggcaacaccgagcaccgagtga
- the LOC129472903 gene encoding uncharacterized protein isoform X1: MEAGPRFLAPVQRGAASCADDPGNRVDGRVTGDPVPTSLGPLRHLSRPLPVRRKRAKIREKEKKTKKPSLILLMGRPGRDAPHFFPDWVARQRRPSLLTRRGSRAEVLLISQTGRPGRGAPRFPDDGWLGRGAPHFPDGAARQRRSSPLPRLGGQAEAPLTSNQAGRPGRGAPHFFPHGASGQRRSSLTRWGGRAEALLTSQTMGGRAEALLTSSHMGWPGRGAPHIPDDGWPGRGTSHFLNGAAGQRRSSVPRQGGRAEALLTSQMMGGWAEALLTSQMGWPGRGTPHFFPDRVAGQRPSSLPRQGSRAEALLTSQMMGSREEALLTSQTMGGQAETLPTSQMGWQHERGCNPSTLGGQVRRLGGGGCSQPRPRHRTPAWATPSTE, from the exons ATGGAGGCCGGACCGCGGTTCCTGGCGCCTGTGCAGAGAGGGGCAGCCTCCTGCGCGGACGACCCTGGAAACAGGGTAGACGGGCGGGTGACCGGTGACCCCGTACCCACGAGTTTGGGTCCCCTGAGGCATCTCTCCAGGCCTCTGCCTG taagaagaaaaagagcaaagataagagaaaaagagaagaagacgAAGAAACCCAGCTTGATATTGTTG atggggcggccaggcagagacgctcctcacttcttcccagactgggtggccaggcagaggcgcccctcacttctaaccaggcggggcagccgggcagaggtgctcctcatttcccagacagggcggccgggcagaggcgcacctcgcttcccagatgatgggtggctgggcagaggcgctcctcacttcccagatggggcggccaggcagagacgctcctcacctcttcccagactgggtggccaggcagaggcacccCTCACTTCTAACCAggcagggcggccaggcagaggcgctcctcacttcttcccacatGGGGCgtctgggcagaggcgctcctcacttaccagatggggcggccgggcagaggcgctcctcacatcccagacaatgggcggccgggcagaggcgctcctcacttcttcccacatggggtggccgggcagaggcgctcctcacatcccagacgatgggtggccgggcagaggcacttctCACTTCCtaaacggggcggccgggcagaggcgctcctcagttcccagacagggtggccgggcagaggcgctcctcacttcccagatgatgggcggctgggcagaggcgctcctcacttcccagatggggtggccgggcagaggcactcctcacttcttcccagatagggtggccgggcagaggccctcctcacttcccagacagggcagccgggcagaggcactcctcacatcccagatgatgggcagcCGGGAAGAGGCACTCCTTACATCCCAGActatgggtggccaggcagagacgctccccacctcccagatggggtggcagcACGagagaggctgcaatcccagcaccctgggaggccaagtcaggcggctgggaggcggaggctgcagccagccaagaccacgccaccgcactccagcctgggcaacaccgagcaccgagtga
- the LOC129472903 gene encoding uncharacterized protein isoform X3: MTVRRKRAKIREKEKKTKKPSLILLMGRPGRDAPHFFPDWVARQRRPSLLTRRGSRAEVLLISQTGRPGRGAPRFPDDGWLGRGAPHFPDGAARQRRSSPLPRLGGQAEAPLTSNQAGRPGRGAPHFFPHGASGQRRSSLTRWGGRAEALLTSQTMGGRAEALLTSSHMGWPGRGAPHIPDDGWPGRGTSHFLNGAAGQRRSSVPRQGGRAEALLTSQMMGGWAEALLTSQMGWPGRGTPHFFPDRVAGQRPSSLPRQGSRAEALLTSQMMGSREEALLTSQTMGGQAETLPTSQMGWQHERGCNPSTLGGQVRRLGGGGCSQPRPRHRTPAWATPSTE; this comes from the exons ATGACAG taagaagaaaaagagcaaagataagagaaaaagagaagaagacgAAGAAACCCAGCTTGATATTGTTG atggggcggccaggcagagacgctcctcacttcttcccagactgggtggccaggcagaggcgcccctcacttctaaccaggcggggcagccgggcagaggtgctcctcatttcccagacagggcggccgggcagaggcgcacctcgcttcccagatgatgggtggctgggcagaggcgctcctcacttcccagatggggcggccaggcagagacgctcctcacctcttcccagactgggtggccaggcagaggcacccCTCACTTCTAACCAggcagggcggccaggcagaggcgctcctcacttcttcccacatGGGGCgtctgggcagaggcgctcctcacttaccagatggggcggccgggcagaggcgctcctcacatcccagacaatgggcggccgggcagaggcgctcctcacttcttcccacatggggtggccgggcagaggcgctcctcacatcccagacgatgggtggccgggcagaggcacttctCACTTCCtaaacggggcggccgggcagaggcgctcctcagttcccagacagggtggccgggcagaggcgctcctcacttcccagatgatgggcggctgggcagaggcgctcctcacttcccagatggggtggccgggcagaggcactcctcacttcttcccagatagggtggccgggcagaggccctcctcacttcccagacagggcagccgggcagaggcactcctcacatcccagatgatgggcagcCGGGAAGAGGCACTCCTTACATCCCAGActatgggtggccaggcagagacgctccccacctcccagatggggtggcagcACGagagaggctgcaatcccagcaccctgggaggccaagtcaggcggctgggaggcggaggctgcagccagccaagaccacgccaccgcactccagcctgggcaacaccgagcaccgagtga
- the LOC129472903 gene encoding uncharacterized protein isoform X4, with protein MGRPGRDAPHFFPDWVARQRRPSLLTRRGSRAEVLLISQTGRPGRGAPRFPDDGWLGRGAPHFPDGAARQRRSSPLPRLGGQAEAPLTSNQAGRPGRGAPHFFPHGASGQRRSSLTRWGGRAEALLTSQTMGGRAEALLTSSHMGWPGRGAPHIPDDGWPGRGTSHFLNGAAGQRRSSVPRQGGRAEALLTSQMMGGWAEALLTSQMGWPGRGTPHFFPDRVAGQRPSSLPRQGSRAEALLTSQMMGSREEALLTSQTMGGQAETLPTSQMGWQHERGCNPSTLGGQVRRLGGGGCSQPRPRHRTPAWATPSTE; from the coding sequence atggggcggccaggcagagacgctcctcacttcttcccagactgggtggccaggcagaggcgcccctcacttctaaccaggcggggcagccgggcagaggtgctcctcatttcccagacagggcggccgggcagaggcgcacctcgcttcccagatgatgggtggctgggcagaggcgctcctcacttcccagatggggcggccaggcagagacgctcctcacctcttcccagactgggtggccaggcagaggcacccCTCACTTCTAACCAggcagggcggccaggcagaggcgctcctcacttcttcccacatGGGGCgtctgggcagaggcgctcctcacttaccagatggggcggccgggcagaggcgctcctcacatcccagacaatgggcggccgggcagaggcgctcctcacttcttcccacatggggtggccgggcagaggcgctcctcacatcccagacgatgggtggccgggcagaggcacttctCACTTCCtaaacggggcggccgggcagaggcgctcctcagttcccagacagggtggccgggcagaggcgctcctcacttcccagatgatgggcggctgggcagaggcgctcctcacttcccagatggggtggccgggcagaggcactcctcacttcttcccagatagggtggccgggcagaggccctcctcacttcccagacagggcagccgggcagaggcactcctcacatcccagatgatgggcagcCGGGAAGAGGCACTCCTTACATCCCAGActatgggtggccaggcagagacgctccccacctcccagatggggtggcagcACGagagaggctgcaatcccagcaccctgggaggccaagtcaggcggctgggaggcggaggctgcagccagccaagaccacgccaccgcactccagcctgggcaacaccgagcaccgagtga